The Euphorbia lathyris chromosome 3, ddEupLath1.1, whole genome shotgun sequence genome contains a region encoding:
- the LOC136222193 gene encoding transcription factor SRM1-like has protein sequence MIRNSNSSSSFWSRIEDKQFERALVVYPEGTPDRWHKISGQVPGKSWMEVKKHYEDLVYDVREIDSGRVELPSYEEDELNSCGWGSGTESGPSRVWFGGKGKEKETTERRKGVPWTEEEHRLFLIGLQRYGKGDWRSISRNAVVSRTPTQVASHAQKYFLRLNSVKKEKKRPSIHDITPNGTSTSTSTSEPDWNPSSFHDFGFHM, from the exons ATGATCAGGAATTCGAATTCCTCATCTTCGTTCTGGTCTCGCATCGAAGATAAGCAATTCGAGCGAGCGCTGGTTGTTTATCCGGAAGGAACTCCGGACAGGTGGCATAAGATCTCCGGCCAAGTTCCGGGGAAATCGTGGATGGAAGTGAAGAAACATTACGAGGATTTGGTGTATGATGTGCGGGAGATCGACTCCGGTAGAGTTGAGCTGCCGAGTTATGAAGAAGATGAGTTGAATAGTTGTGGTTGGGGTTCTGGTACTGAGTCGGGACCGAGTCGGGTGTGGTTTGGGGGAAAAGGGAAAGAGAAGGAAACGACGGAGCGACGGAAAGGAGTTCCATGGACTGAAGAAGAGCACAG GTTATTTTTAATTGGGCTACAAAGATATGGAAAAGGAGATTGGAGAAGCATATCAAGAAATGCAGTAGTATCAAGAACACCAACTCAAGTAGCAAGCCATGCCCAAAAATATTTCCTTCGTTTGAATTCTgtgaagaaagagaagaaaagacCAAGTATTCATGACATTACACCTAATGGAACTTCAACTTCTACTTCTACTTCTGAACCAGATTGGAATCCATCTTCTTTTCATGATTTTGGATTCCATATGTAA